GGGCCGGTCGCTCCGTTCGAGCCGCTGAGCCAGCGAAAGCAGTTCCTTCTGGAACTTCCGGAACAGTTCGGCGTTCTGCTCCTGTTGCGACCGAAGATCACCAACGGACTTGGCTTCGGACGAGCCGGCCGCAGGCGGCTGGGGCTCCTGCGGGCCGGCGGCCACCGCCGTCAACACGAACAGCCCGGCCGCGATCACTGATCCGGCACGCACTGCCAAGGACAACCGGACTAACATCGCTTCCCCTCCGAGCCAACCCGCGGGAGAAAATCGTTGAGGTTATGACGACCGACAGCCGACTGCCCAACCGTTCCCGGCGAGTTTCTCACTCACCGGCCACGGTTACTTGACCACAATCTTGACGATCACCGGCTCGCCGACCGTGGGGGTCAGTTTCACCGTGAATTCGCCGGCCTTCTTGCCGGCCGTGATCTCGTATTCGAAATCGTTCTTGTCGTCCTTCACGGTCAATTCACCCGGTCCCTGGATCTCGCTCCCGGCCTGCGGTTCGACCCGGACCTTGATCTCGCCCTTGTCGAAGACGTTCCAGTCGATGACGTGCTTGACCGTCTTCTTCTCGCCCTGGGCCAGCATGACGGGCGGGACCGGTTTGATCGTCGGGGCGAAAAGCGATATCTGGATGCCGTCGTAGATGCGCTTCAGGGCCCGGGTCACGAGGGTCTGGTTGTCGATAATTTTTCGCAGCTCGTCGCGAAGTTTACTCTCGCTAAGCGCTTCGCCCAAGCCGGCGCGAATCCGGGTCAGCTCGGAGATGAGCGCGGTCAGTCGGACGCGGGCGGTCGCAATTGCCGCGTCGTCCGGCCGCCGGTCGTCCCCCAGCGGGTCGCGGAAGCCGGTGAGTCCGTCCTCGGCCGCCTTGAACTGGTTGGCGAGAACGGCTTCGAGCGGCTTGATGATGGCCGAGTCGTACCGCCGGGGCACCGATTCGTTGCACCGGTTCACTTCGGTTTCGCGCTTGAGTCGCCCGTATTCCGTCGCGACGACCTGGGTAAACTCCCGGGCCTTGCCCACTTCCATGATAATGGAATCGGCTTTCACTCGAGCCGACAGCAGTACGTCCGGGGCCACGGTCGACGGGGCGAGCCGCGCGGTCTGGTCGGCCAACATCGCCTCGGCCTCGCGGAGGTTCTTGAGCGCCGCGTCGAACTTGCCGATGAGGATTTCTTCGTCCTTGGTGATCTCGGCCAGGAGGTCGGCTTCCGAGACCACGAGCAGCCGGATCGGGTCGAGATTACGGGCTTCCTTCGGGCCGGTCTCGATATTCACGTCGCGGGCGACGACGCTCAACTCGACGCGGAACCGCGGCTGAATCTCGCCCGAGTCCGCGACGAGCATTCGCTTGCCCTGGGCTTCGAGTAACGCGTCGGCGTCCGCGAGGTCGAACACATCGGCCTCGTTCGTGAACTTAACTTCCTTCACCGTGTCTGTCGCGTCCGGGTTGGCAGGCGGGCGGCCGAGCTTGTCGCGGAGGACGCTGGGTGTGTCCTTCACGAGGGCGTCGTAGGCCCGCTCGAACGCCGTGACCGGCATCGCGGCGAATTGTTTGGCCTCACCTTTACTCAGCTGGGAAGCCAGGCTGACCCCGGTCGGCGGCAGGACCACCGAGCCGATGTTCGGAACCAACGGGGCGGCCGCCCAGATGGACGCCAAAGCCTGGAGCTGGAGGCCGACCACCGCCTGCGCCTCGACGCGGGAGACCGTGAACTGGAACTCGACCCGGCTCAGCCCGGTGTCGTCCCGGATGATGCTTTCCTTCACGAACGGCACCCGTGCCCGCGGGGTGCAGTAATACGAGTTGCCAACTTTGCGGAGGATGTCCACCGCGACCTCGACCTGGGGCGTCAAGTCTTCGACCGCCTGAATCAAAACGGACCGTGTCGATTTCACGTCGTCGGGGTCGGAAAACTCCAGGTCGAACTCGACCGACTCGGCTACCCGGTATTCGCCCTCGAAGCGGATCACGATCTGGTCGCCGTCCGGCGCGATCGGAACTGCGGCGGTCGCCCCTTTGGGGCTGCCGGGAATACGACCGGACTTCGGGATGAGGCGGGCTGCCTTGAGCGGCTTGTCCGCCACCGCGGTCAGGACCAGTTCGGTCCCGGCCGGGACGGTGCAGACCGATTTCTCCCCGGTCAACGACAAGTCCTTCTCCGGCATCGCCTGACGCAGCCCTTTCAGGGCAGTCCAACTCGGCGGCGGCCGTTTGCCATCCGGGCCGGGTTTCACGGCCTCTTCCGGTGCCGGGTGGAAGAGGTATGCGGGTTGGTAATCGAGGTGGCTCAACTTGGTCAGCGCCGGGGCCGGGACGAGGGTGATGTCCTTCGCCGAAGTACGGAAGTCGGCGGCCCGAACAGTAAAAGACACAGACTCCTTGAGTCCGGTGACTTCGGCCACGTATTCGCCGGTCGGCTCGCGGGTGAGGGGGATGTCGCCCCGCGTCCGCCCCTGGAAGCGGGCCGCCGGGCCGGTGCCGGAGGCGCGGCCGGTGTAGTAAAGTCGCACCGTGTCCGGCAGATCGAGCTTGCGGAACGTCCGGCTCATCGACGGGCGGGCGGCCACTTCGTCGAGCTGGGCGAGGACTTCGGCAATCTCCGGGTGGCTCGGAGCGAATCGCTCGGCCACCTCGTCAACTGCCAGGTCGTTGAGCGCGACTATCTCCGTGCTGACCGGCTTTTCGGCCGGGAATCCCGGCCCGCCAACAACGGCCGCGCGAGCCACGTCCTTCGCCCGCCAGTCTTCTTCGTGATTCAGCGTGACCGTGAGCGGGGTCTCTTTCCGGGGGGCGTAAATCTCCGAGTGAGATGCAAGGTCGGACCACAGGAACGGCCGCCACCCGGTCCGGCGGTCGGCAGTCACCGGCTCGGCGACCACGTACTGGAACGCCCGCGCCCGAATCTTCGGCGGCGGCGCTTCCTTGCCGACGCGCAGGTCGTCGCCCGGGAAGGCAACCAGTTCGAGGTGTGCCCGCCGGGGCCAGGGGACGTTTTTCAGGAGAAGCGTACGCTCAGTGTAAATCGAAAGCACGTCCCCGAATCGCCACGCGAACTCGCCCGGGGCAAATGTGCGGGCGAGTAGGGCGAACAGCAGGTACGACACGATGACTGCCCCGAACACGATCCCGCCGATGAGGATCGCCTTCGAGCGGAGCCGCCACCAGTTGAAGACGGTGGCGACCGGCACCTGGGCGACCGCTTCGCGGGCCTCGTCGATCGTCAGCCTGATCATTTCGGCCGAATAGCCCAGCTTGGCCGCCCGGTTCACGTCCGCCAGTTCGACGGCGGTGATGAGCCGGTCGCCGAGCAGGCGCGGGAACCGCTTTTCCAGGACGAGCGCGAGCGACGGGTACGAAAACTCGCGCCGCACACGGGTCAAGACGCGGGTCACGACGACCAGGACGAGGAGGCCGAGCATCACGACGAGGGCGACCGCGCGGAGCGCGGCCGGGGCGTCCTGAACCCAGTCGAACCCGGTAAGCCTGAATAAGCCGAAGTCGAAAACCAACCCGGCCCAGAACCAAACCACTAACAGCAGACCTGCGGCGAGCAGCCCGTCGAGCAGTACGAACCGCCGAATCGTGCCCCGCAACTGGTCGAGCGGGTGCAACACGCGCGGGTCGGCGCTCGCCTTGATGCGTTCGTTGATCGGGGTCTCGACGGCCATATTCTTAAACCAGTGGGTCTAATATTCTCATGGTGCGGCGGGAACAGGACGCGAGCCCCTGAGCCCGATTTTAGCGATTCCCGGGCTGTTCCCGGCAGTTCCCCGGTCTGTGGCGAGATCCGCCCCCGGTGTCCCCGGGCTCCCGCCCGGGGACACCGGGGGCGGATCTCACGCATGCCTACGCCAGCCTGAGCAGCTTCCGGCCCAACCATTCGAGCGACAGCACGGCGGCCGCGAGTAACAACATCCAGCCAACCTTCACGTCCTTGCCGAACGCGGAGAACTCCAGGAGCTTCACGTCCGTCCCGAACAACTGCAGGCGGGCGGGCTTGTCCCAGATGTCGTCGGTGGCGCCGCGGTACCGTTCGGTTTGCGAGAAGTTGTCGATGCAGGCTGGGATCGCCGCGATCTTCTCGGTCTCGGCCAGGCGGTACGCCAGCTTGACCTTGGCCGGGTCGTGTTCGGTCCCCTTCAGGCGGTCATAAACGGCCGGGTCTTTGATCCGCCCGCGGACCTCTTCGAGCGTCCCAGCGGCCAGTTCGAGGGCCGCGAAATCGGGGCGGGTGTTGTCGAGTTCGGGGTCGGATTTCTTGACCGAGAACTCGCCCGTGATCGTGTCGCCCGGGCTGTCCGGCACGTCGATCGTGACGCGGTATTTCGAGTCCCCGGGCGGGAACCGGGTCGGGTCGGCCGTGACCTGGCCGCCGTAATACCCGTCGAACTCGATCCCGCTCTTCCGGGCCTTCATCTCGAACGGCCCGAACTTCTTGACCTCGGTTCCGTCGGCCGACAGCTGCGAGACGACGAACTTGGGCGAGACGGCGTTCGTCTCGTAAGGGGCACCGTTCGGGGCGAGCAACCGGGCTTGCACCCGGACCTGCGCCCCGGACAGGAACTCCTTGTTAATCAGCACGCGGCCGCGGGACGCCTTGACGTCGCGGTTGGCGGCCGCGTACCGGCTCAGCTTGACCCAGAAGCGGTCGTAGAAATCGAGGTTGAACGCGCGGAGCCGCCAAATCTCGCCGGACCCGAGGAACACGGTCCGCCCGCGGGCCGGTTGTGCCGTGACGAGCCACGGCTTCGGGTCAGGCTCGCCGGTGTCCTTCACGTCCACCAGTTCCGCGAGTGTACTCGACCCGGGCTTCGTCTGCTTGACCGGGTAGTACGAGTAGATACCACGGGTCGGCGTCACGTTCTTTTTCTGGTCCGGGTCGGGGGTGTACTTGTCGTGCCCGGTAAAGAACGACTCCCACCCGGCGACGGGATCGTCCGGCTTGTCGTCGTCGAGTTTGAGGACGTCGTATTCGGGGTTCGGCTTCAGCGTCAGCCGCCGCGGGGTGCGGGGGATGGGCCGCGTTTTGAGCAGGATGATGTCGTCCGGCAGGACCGGGATGATGTCCAACAGCGGTTTGAGCCGCCCGGACTCGTCCGCCCGGGCGAGTTGGTAGGTGTTGAGCGGCCCGGCGACGTAAATCAGCCCGCCGCCCAGATTGTCCACCCAGGTCTGCAGGTTCTTCACCTGGTCGGCCGAAAGCTCGGACCAGTCGGGGTCGAAGCCGATGACGAGGTCGTATTCGTTCAGGTTGTAATACTTTTCTTCCGGCTTATCCCCGGGCTTGCCGACCGTGTCGAGCCGGGTGGGGAAGCGGGACAGGAGCCGCTCGGGCGGCACGTCCTGTACCGCGGAGCCGTCGCGGCCGCCTTCGTTCTGAAGGCAAATGCTCAACTCCGCGCGGTTCTGTTGGACTTCGCGGATCAACAGCGTGCGGATGGTCTGGTACTCGCGGGTGGCCGCACTCGCGAAGAGGAGAACCCGCAGCGGCTTGTCGATCACCTGGATGACGCGGGGCGGACTGGCGTGGTCGGGGTCGGGGAAAACTTCCCGCTTGTCCCGCGTGATCTTCGCCACGGCGGACCAGGCGCCTTGCTTGAGTTGCCGTTTCTTGCCGATCTTTTTCGAAGGCTCGGTCAGTTCGTCGGGGAGTTTGTCCGGGTCGATCACGAAATCGACCGTCCCGTGAGGCGGGCTGGTGTCGCCCTGGAACTTGAGCTTCGCGGTCAGTTCGTGGTCGGACTGGTCCTTCTTGGGGTCGCGTCCGGGCAGGAACAGGTTGAGCCGGACGTCGACCTCCGCGTCGGCGAGACCGTTCCCGTCCGCCTCGACCACGACCTTGAACTGCTCGTCCGGCGGTGCCCGGTCGGGAGCTTGAACGTCGGTGATGCCGATGCTGACGTTCTCCCGGGCCTCGCCGACGGCCACGGTGAATACCGGGATTTTCGTCTGCGTCGCCCGCTCGCGGAGCGTGCGGTATGCGGCGTCGGTCCCGAGGTTGCTGCGGCCGTCCGAGAAGACCACGATGCCCTGGACCATATTCGCGGCCTCGCGGTTGACGGCGGAGGTCAGCGAGTCGGGGACGTTCGTGCCGAGGACGATCGACCGGGCCACGTCCACCCGCTTGTCGAGCTTGGCGCGGTTGTCCCGGAGGGCGGTTTTGTCGTCCTCACTCAGATCGGCCGGGATCGTCTCGCCTTCGGTCAGTTTGCCCCACGTCACGGCCCAGTCGGGCGTGCCCGGGGCGTCGCCCTTCCAAGCGGCCGTCTTCTTCACGGCGTCCTGGCCGGCCGGGGAGACGCCGCGGAGTGCCCAGGGCTTGAAGTCGTAATTCACCCACGAATCCCACTCGGCCTTCGACCACTCGGCCGCGTCGCGCTCGAACGTCTGCGTCTCGTCGTCCAGGCGCGAGCCGAACCGGTAGACGTAGACCGGGTTCTTCTCCAGCAACTTCTTCACGAGCCCGACTTGATTGTCGGTCAGGACGTCCAACAGTTTTTGCATCCGCGTTTTCGGCTTGATGCTGGGCACGCTGCTGACTTCGTCGCTCGTCTGCGTCATACTCGGCGAAACGTCGAGGATCACGAGTACGCGCGACCGTTTTTCGGTCGTCTCCCATTTCTGGAACGCCGGCAACAAAAAGGCGAAGCCGAGGAGTGCGAAAACGGTGACGCGCAAGAGGGTGAGCGGGATCGCCCAGAGGCCGATCCGCCGGGCGTCGCGGAGGTACAGAAATACGGTGACGACCACGCCGGCGAGGACGGCCAGGGCAGTCGTGCCGATCCACAACGCCGGGCTGTACTCGGCCGGGAAGAGGGGCACCCAGTCGACGAGCGGGTACGGGTCCGCGAGGCGGCGGAGGACGAATTCGGTTTCGACGGGTTGGCCGGTTTCGTTCATCTCTGGCTCGTCAAGGCAGCGGTGTTCGGGGCTGGCGGGCGGACGCGAGGCGTCAGCCGGCGATCGTGGGTTCTTCGTGTTCGCCCGCGTGAACGCGCGACGTACTCCGGTGGATCACGGCGGCCGCGGACGGCGCGATCGCGTCGACCTCCGTGCCGGTCGAGTGGTGGCTCAGGCGGACGGCCAGCGTTTGCTCGGCGACCAACAAGAGGAACAAAATCAGGAACAGCCAGATCGTTTCCGAAAGGTCGGACTGCTTGTTGCGGAAGGCCTTGGCCCACTCGGGGTCGTCCGGCGACTGGAGTTCGACCCCGGGGGCGAGGACGCTCACGTCGTCGCGGGAGACCCGCCGCAGGTCGCCTTCGTGGGCGGCGTCGAGGTTGACCGCGACGCCGCGGTATTCCGGCGCCTCGGGCGCCTCGTTCGCGGTCGCCGTCTGCGGCTTGACGTTGGTGAAGGTAAAGAGATACGCGCCCGGGTTCACGGCCTCGGTGAACCCGAGAACCAGCCGGTCCCCTTCCGCCCGGAGCGGTTGCTCCTTGAGGTCGACGATCGGGGCGGGGTCGGTCGCGTTCCCCCGCGCGGCGGGCTTGAACGGGTCGTGGGTCATGAACGCCCGGCGGACGGACGGCTTGTACCGGGCCGCGTCCAGCCGAATCTCGACCGGGGCGCCGACCAGGCGGTTTTCGTCAGCCCCGGCACCAGAAAGGTAGTTGGCCATTTCGTTGACGAACGGCCGGTACGATGCGGCTCCCGGCTTCTCGGTCGGCCAGTCACTCCACGCCTCGCCCGCGGTCGTGGTCACGACCGCGACGCGACCGCGGCCGAACTCCTTGGCGACGTACAGCGGGTCGCCGTACTTCACTCGGTCTCGGAGGCGGGCGACTTCTGTGCGGAGGTCGGCGTTCTTCGGGTTGGCCCAGAACTCCCGCAACAGCGCCTCGGTCGGATTCCCTTCGCCCCGTTGGTCGCTGAGCAGGTCGTCCAACAGTCCGGCGAGCCGATAAAGCGGGTCGGACGAAACGACGACCCGCCGGAGGTCGTCCCTGAGTTTGTCGACCGCTTCCTTGTATTTCGCGAATTCGGCGTCGCCGATCACCCGTTGGATACGGTCGGTGACGGCCCGGACCGGCGCCTCGAAGTCGCTCATCGGCGATTCGTTCGGCAGGCAGTACAGTTCGGCCACGCTCTTGTCGTCGTGCCACTTCCCGACAGGCACGACCGGCCAATGCCGCTTGATCGAAATGAACCAGAACGCCCGCTCGAACAGTTCGGCGTCCTTGAGCGGTTCGCCGCGCTCGTCGGTGTAGAGCCCGGCGAGGGCCGGGTGCGTCCGCCGGGCGGGGTCGCGGAGGAGGATCTTCTTGGAGAGCCGGAACCGCCGGGCCTGGAGTTCTTCTTCGGGTAGTTCCTTGCTCGGCTTGCCTTCCAACGGGACAGGAAACAGCCCGCCACCGTCGCGGTAGAGCGTCTGGTTGTAGTCGTTCGCGTTCACGTCCGGCCCGAGGAAGAAGCCGACGCCGCCGCCGGTCTTCGTGTACTGCTCGAGATTTTTGACCGCCGCGTCGGTCAGCGACGGGACGTTTAGGAGCATGACGAAAGCGTACTTGCCGAGGTCGGCTGTTTCCAGATCGCGGGTGGTCTTGTCCACCCAGGCGTAGCCGCCGAAGGCGCCGTTGAACACCGGCCGCATGTAAACGCCGTCGCCCTCTTTCGTCTCTCGCAGGTTCGGGCGGCCCTCGACGACCATGATCGGCAGACGTTCGCGGACTTCCACGACCGCGTGGCGGAGGTTGTCGGCCACGATCCCGCCCGGTTCGCCGCTCTCCAGGCTCACGGTCACGAGGCTGAACCGGTCGAGCGGCTTCTCCTCGGTCCCGATGCGGTCGAAAGTCAGGTCGAATTTCGCCGTACGGTCCTGGTTGCCCGGGATGGTCGGGATCGAGACGGACCGGCCTTTGTTCTCGTCGCCGTTCACCTTGACCGTGAACCGGACGTTCTTCATCTCGCTGTTGCCGAAGTTCTTGACCCGTAGGGTGAACTCGACCGGGTCGTACCGGGCCACGACCAGTTTCGCGGGCCGCAGTTCGAGAACGGACAGGTTGTCGTGCGCGAGCGGCGACCGGCGGTCGTCCTTCTTGCGGTACGGGTGGGCGACATCCACCATGTTGATCTTCACTTTGGCCGCGGTCAGGTCGGCGATCGCCTGCTTGATGGCGTCACCGTCGTCGGTCCAGTCGGTCGCGCGGAAGTCGCTCAGCACGTGGACGACCTTGCTCACGTCCGCGCCGCGGCCGGCGAACTCGTCCTTCACCTTCTTGAGCCCTTCGGCCAGACTCACACGGACGGAGGACGGGTGGAACTGAGACAGGTGAGACTTGAGGTTGTCCGCGGACTTGTCGGTCAGTCGGCCGACGTCGTGCGGGGTCGTCAGGCTGGAGAGCGAGTAGACTTCCATCGTCTGCGGCACGGTCGCCTCGGCCGCCGCCTTGACGATCTGGTCGGTGAGAACCCGCTTGGCTTCCTCGAAGGCGTCCGAGGGCGTCCCGTCTTCGCCGCGCCAGCCGTCGGCCATGCTCGGCGAGTCGTCGAGGACGACGAGGTGAACGGTCGTCCGGCTCTCCTGGCCGGTCAAGTCGAAGCCCGTGTACCGGCCGACGAGCAGGCCGAGGAACAGGATGATCAGGATACGAAGGAGGAGCAGCAGGAGTTGCTGGAAAATGAGCTTCCGCTTCATCCGCTTTTGGGCCTTGAGGAGAAACTCCATCGCGGCCCACTGAACCCGCTTGAACCGGATGCGGTTGATCAGGTGGATGATGATCGGCGAACTGACGAGGAGAACCCCGGCCAACATCGACCACGGATTCAAGAATAGAGACGGGTCGAACATCGGGGGTCGGTCTCGGGAGGATCTTTTTCGGGGCGGGCGGACGCGACGGCCGGCGTTAGCGGTTGACCACGGTCCCGCGGTCGGACATCCGGCGGAACAGCACGCGGGACAGCACGGCGTCGAGGTAGTCGCTCGTGCGGATCAGGGTGTAGTCGACGCCCATTCGTGTACACCCGCGGCGGACTTCTACCAGATACTCCTCGAGGGCTTCCAGGTATCCCTGCCGGAGGGCTTTCGGGTCGCAGAACAGGTTCGGGAGTTCTTCCATCCCCTCGAACCGCGTCATCCCGCCGAACGGGAACGTCAGTTCGTCGTCGTCGAGGATGTGGAAGACCATGACGTCGTGCCGCCGGTGCCGGAGCATTTCCAGCCCTTTGAGCAGCGGTTCCCGGTCGGTGAGCAGGTCCGAGAACAGGATCACCAGCCCGCGCGACGGCGACGATTCGGCCACCTGCCGAATGACTTTGAGGATGTCCGTCTTGTCGGTCGGCTGGCTGAGGTCGAGCGACGTCGCGATGGCGTCGAGTTGCCGCTGCGAACTCCGCGGCGGGACGACCTGTTTGACGTCCCACCCGAAGCTGAACACGCCGGCCGAGTCCTGCTGGCGGATGATCAGGTACGCGAGACACGCCGCGGCCGTGCAAGCGTACTCGTACTTGTTCATCGTCTTGGCTTTGCGGTGCTTGTCCCGCCCGTAGATCATCGACTCACTGGTGTCGACGACCAGATTCGCGCGGAGGTTGGTCTCCGCCTCGTACTGCTTGATGTAGAACTTGTCGGTCTTGGACCACACCTTCCAGTCGAGGTGCCGGATGTCGTCCCCGGTGACGTACTCCCGGTGCTGGGCGAACTCCATGCTCTGCCCGAAGAACGGGCTCTTGTGCATCCCGGAGATGAAGCCCTCCACGACTTGCTTGGCGCGCAGGTCGAGGCGGCTGATCTGGGCGATGGTCGCGGGGTGCAGAAACCGCTTGGGATCGTCAGACATTGTGCCGAGTTCCAATCGTTGATCGATGTCGTCAGGCGAGCGGGGGACGTTAGTCCCCTGATTCTGAAAAACAACCACAGTCCAGAATCAGCCCACTCCCAGAATCCGTCGCTCCGCATCCGAAACTGATTCTCCGCATCCGGGAACAGTCTCCATTCGGAGATTGTCCCCTAGAAGCAGGGGACTAGCGTCCCCCGCTCGCCAGTCGCAGGAGGATCTTCACGACGAGAAGATCTTCTTGAACCGGTCGTCCTTTTCGAGATCCCCTTCTTTGGTCGGGGTCTCGTCCAGCAGGCGGCGGATCACCTTGTCGGTCGTCACGCCTTCGGACGCGGCGGTGAAGTTTGTCAGGATGCGGTGGCGGAGAACCGGGAGGGCGAGGACCGAGATGTCCTCGGTGGTCACGTGCGCCCGGCCGTGCAACAGGGCGCGGGCTTTGGCCCCGAGGATCAGGTTCTGGACGGCCCGCGGGCCGGCCCCCCACGACAGCCATTCCTTCACGAACTTCGGCACGCCCGGCTCGCCGATCCGCGTCTGGCGGACGACCGCTAGCGCGTACTTGATGATGTGGTCGGTGACCGGCACCTTGCGGACGAGTTGTTGCAGTTCGAGGATCTGATCCGCCGTCAGTACCGGCTTGATGTCCTCGTGCTGGACCGACGTGGTCCGCGCGGCGATCTCGAACTCTTCCGCGAACGACGGGTACTTGACGAACACCTTGAACATGAAGCGGTCTTGTTGCGCTTCCGGCAGCGGGTACGTCCCTTCCTGCTCGATCGGGTTCTGCGTGGCCAGCACGAAGAACGGGTTCCCGAGCTTGTGCCGGACGCGGCCGACCGTGACTTGCCGTTCCTGCATGGCTTCGAGCAGCGCGGCCTGGGTCTTCGGCGGCGTCCGGTTGATTTCGTCCGCCAGGATCACGTTGGCGAACAGCGCCCCGGCCAGGAACTTGAACTCGCGCTGGCCGGTCGACCGATTCTCCTCGATGATTTCGGTCCCGGTGATGTCCGCGGGCATCAAGTCCGGGGTGAACTGGATACGGCTGAAGTCCAGCGACAGGCACTTCGCGAGGGTGCTGATCATCAGCGTTTTGGCCAGCCCGGGCACCCCTTCCAGGATGCAGTGGCCCCGGCTGAACATCGCGATCAGCATTTCCTCGATGACCATGTCCTGGCCGACGATCACCTGGCCGAGTTGGCGCTTGATGTCGGCGAACGCGGTTTGAAGCTTCTTCATCGCGTCGCGGTCGGTTTCCGAAACCACTTCGCCATCGCTC
This portion of the Fimbriiglobus ruber genome encodes:
- a CDS encoding BatA domain-containing protein, with the protein product MFDPSLFLNPWSMLAGVLLVSSPIIIHLINRIRFKRVQWAAMEFLLKAQKRMKRKLIFQQLLLLLLRILIILFLGLLVGRYTGFDLTGQESRTTVHLVVLDDSPSMADGWRGEDGTPSDAFEEAKRVLTDQIVKAAAEATVPQTMEVYSLSSLTTPHDVGRLTDKSADNLKSHLSQFHPSSVRVSLAEGLKKVKDEFAGRGADVSKVVHVLSDFRATDWTDDGDAIKQAIADLTAAKVKINMVDVAHPYRKKDDRRSPLAHDNLSVLELRPAKLVVARYDPVEFTLRVKNFGNSEMKNVRFTVKVNGDENKGRSVSIPTIPGNQDRTAKFDLTFDRIGTEEKPLDRFSLVTVSLESGEPGGIVADNLRHAVVEVRERLPIMVVEGRPNLRETKEGDGVYMRPVFNGAFGGYAWVDKTTRDLETADLGKYAFVMLLNVPSLTDAAVKNLEQYTKTGGGVGFFLGPDVNANDYNQTLYRDGGGLFPVPLEGKPSKELPEEELQARRFRLSKKILLRDPARRTHPALAGLYTDERGEPLKDAELFERAFWFISIKRHWPVVPVGKWHDDKSVAELYCLPNESPMSDFEAPVRAVTDRIQRVIGDAEFAKYKEAVDKLRDDLRRVVVSSDPLYRLAGLLDDLLSDQRGEGNPTEALLREFWANPKNADLRTEVARLRDRVKYGDPLYVAKEFGRGRVAVVTTTAGEAWSDWPTEKPGAASYRPFVNEMANYLSGAGADENRLVGAPVEIRLDAARYKPSVRRAFMTHDPFKPAARGNATDPAPIVDLKEQPLRAEGDRLVLGFTEAVNPGAYLFTFTNVKPQTATANEAPEAPEYRGVAVNLDAAHEGDLRRVSRDDVSVLAPGVELQSPDDPEWAKAFRNKQSDLSETIWLFLILFLLLVAEQTLAVRLSHHSTGTEVDAIAPSAAAVIHRSTSRVHAGEHEEPTIAG
- a CDS encoding DUF58 domain-containing protein codes for the protein MSDDPKRFLHPATIAQISRLDLRAKQVVEGFISGMHKSPFFGQSMEFAQHREYVTGDDIRHLDWKVWSKTDKFYIKQYEAETNLRANLVVDTSESMIYGRDKHRKAKTMNKYEYACTAAACLAYLIIRQQDSAGVFSFGWDVKQVVPPRSSQRQLDAIATSLDLSQPTDKTDILKVIRQVAESSPSRGLVILFSDLLTDREPLLKGLEMLRHRRHDVMVFHILDDDELTFPFGGMTRFEGMEELPNLFCDPKALRQGYLEALEEYLVEVRRGCTRMGVDYTLIRTSDYLDAVLSRVLFRRMSDRGTVVNR
- a CDS encoding AAA family ATPase codes for the protein MKKLQTAFADIKRQLGQVIVGQDMVIEEMLIAMFSRGHCILEGVPGLAKTLMISTLAKCLSLDFSRIQFTPDLMPADITGTEIIEENRSTGQREFKFLAGALFANVILADEINRTPPKTQAALLEAMQERQVTVGRVRHKLGNPFFVLATQNPIEQEGTYPLPEAQQDRFMFKVFVKYPSFAEEFEIAARTTSVQHEDIKPVLTADQILELQQLVRKVPVTDHIIKYALAVVRQTRIGEPGVPKFVKEWLSWGAGPRAVQNLILGAKARALLHGRAHVTTEDISVLALPVLRHRILTNFTAASEGVTTDKVIRRLLDETPTKEGDLEKDDRFKKIFSS